The Meriones unguiculatus strain TT.TT164.6M chromosome 13 unlocalized genomic scaffold, Bangor_MerUng_6.1 Chr13_unordered_Scaffold_33, whole genome shotgun sequence DNA segment agtcaaagccatacagaaaaaaactgtgtctcaaaaaacagcttcttgagatgtaaacaaaaacggttaatttctttactcatttctgagggctcaggttggagctgaggacagagatctacttgagtgggaaaacgacctcaggcatgtttctttctttctttgtttctttgtgtgtttttatttttaaattattcacatggcccagggtcatgtccactttggattttcccaggtgtccctgctctgtctatactcttcctcagatctgaaataacttactcctcccccatacctagtacccatcaggttcatttcttttatatttcttttttattcactgaacacttctagtctctcactcaagggggaagaaactttttattttcctgtagagacattgaaccctcctaagctgaccaggctggaaacccagtccccagcaagcagccggaaagaagaaatgttaatatttacaagaaattgtgaacatcatgatttattgtacataaaaacattttctggtcctggaattaccatgattagatgaatttttaatgctgtgacagttcaggcagactgttgggtgaacgttttgaaaggcaaatgttgttataaacaaaaatgaaaattccaaccattctattttaccaataaagattcaggagccagatgctgcagagaaaagattctagctcagagatgcagataaagcacccagctggccttccttctcagcttcagtcgaaatggagaaaaaaaaatgttcactagctcaactcatgcccaggagaaaaaaagccaaaaatcttgaggccaaaggcttcctagaaatcccggggtgctaaggagctgaagcttaagctaaagctaaagcaaaagtctgagataagcctttccacactgtcttaaatacccctcaactcaaagtccctcctgctctttaatgtctgtaagcatgtttctggcttcaattcttgacctagggttaactttagtaaatcttgtgtccagaaagttcttggattaaaggtgtctgctagagctggttgaaccataccataatcacctgtttacaataaacaaaaatttcttggattgtaggtgtgtgatagggctcaatcacactgatcaataaacagtgttttaccattcacaattttggggttcataatgggatcaaatatcctgcaacatttccccttttggctaaatgaaagacttctccctctaacatcaataaactatctactatcaggtataaatgacattcacaatgtctagtctgtatgtaattagcaaacttgaaaaaagtattctactctctatcttgatgaatcaaaagttctgtaccaattttagtaggtttatcctcttttatatgtctatatgagtgagtatatacagtgtgcatctttctgcttctgagatagctcactcgggatgatcctttccaggtcccaccatttacctgcaaatttcatgatttccttgttttttttttattgctgagtaatattccattttgtagatataccacaatttgtgcatccattcctccactgaggggcatctgggctgtttccagcttctggctattacaaataaggctgctacaaacatggttgagtaaatgtccttattgtgtacttgagccccttttgggtatatgtctaggagtggtataggtggatcttgaggaagtgctattcctagttgtgtgagaaagcgccagattgctttctagagtggttgtacaagttaaactctgtacacctaaagaaactaatcaagaggaaggactgttgctaaaatgctcaattcctatccagaaagacaaagaggatggacatcagaagaaggagaaaagagggatcaattcaggagcctgacacagaggacctctgaaaggctctgccctgcagaatatcaatgcagatcctgagacttatgggcaacctttgggcagagtgcagggaatcttatcaaagaaacaggaaacagtaagatctggagaggacaggaaccccacaaggagagcaacagaaccaaaaaatctgagcacaggggtctttcctgagattgttactccaaccaaggactctgcatggtgataacctaagacctctgcacatatgtagtccatggcagttcagtattcaagtgggttccattgtgataggaacagggactgtctctgacatgaactgattggcctgctctgtaattacctccctcggagggggaatcagcattttcaggccacagaagaggacaaggaagccactcctgatgagacctaattgactaagatcagaaggaaggaaaagaagtcctctcctatcagtggacttggggaagggcatgcatgcagagggctgaagaagggagggattgggacaggaggagggagggaaccacggggggatacaaagtgagtaaaatgtaattaataaaaataatgataattaaataattataaataaaataaataaatagtaaataaataattaattctaaatttaaaaaaataaataattataattaaagaaaaattgtggtttttattttttgaggtatttctgcattgggatttttacgtaatgagttatttcataggtaacatggttttcaaaccacctttgatttttttccccccagaagtgttcatagtgttcagaatggggcaactcatagcagtcttggaaacatttaaacagttttactatttttatgtgttttcgtGTTTTCccacgtgtatgtctgtgcatgacatgcatgcctattgtctgcaggggccagaaataggcaatggatcttctgaaattgttcttacacaaagtagcgagatactatgcccatgctggtaagagaattcaagactgtggaagtcttatcagtgatttgatttgattttaggtcttattttttttcacaatttcttgttatatagcctgattgaaacccccttcctccaatccccccagtcccaccatccctccttcttcctcctctccccttttcctagtgcaggtaaagggggagtgcttcaccattgccatctcacatagcctgttaagtcccatcaggagtgcatggatcctcttcctccatggcggcatcccaaggggtgagtaattaaagagcaggcaatggagaatttctttaccaatatatatatatatatatcaccccaaaaaatttactttagaaatcatgaaaataacataatatcttccacaagccaaaaacaaacaaacaaacaaaaaaccagacattttactctttgggccattatactgaaaaaaaaaatttaaaagcttgaacattatcacagctttgagtttattactttcatatttataccattgagaatttatttagtcttcctacatgtgtatgagtgtttaattaatgttttcttgtgtgtccctggttgtatgcccttgcaccaaccacaggcatgcactgctttcgggaaattctgagcctctgactgagtgatcaaaatcctttacatgaactgccagagttcttaaatgaggagccatctctcaagacacattatttatttattaatgaaattccctttttattttccatattattgtctgttcactcaaatgtgatcaacatgtttgcttataataattttattagtgaatctgttatttaagtgaaagtatattattgttttattaaaatatttcgttatgaatttttaatttatttttattattacaatttattcactttgtagctatctgtagccccatccctcatctcccccaaatcccaccctcctttcctcatcttctcctatacccttcctcaagacaactgatagggagatcctcccctccttccatctgaccctagcctatcaggtctcatcaggactggctgccttgtcttgctctgtggcctgctagcactgcactctgcttcagggggaggtaatcaaagagttcatatcagagatggcccctgctccccttactagggtgttgacttggaggctgagctgccacgggctccatctgagtatggggtttaggtatctccacgaatggtccttggttggagtatcactccttgaaagaaaccctgggcccagaatttttgatctgtcgctctctttgtggagctcctgtcccctccaggtcttcccagctcccccttctttcataagattccctgtgctctgtccaaagtttggctgcgagtctcagcatctgcttggctaCCCTTTTAGACAGAGGCTCtcggaggccctctctggtaggtccctgtcctttctcttcttatCCCGCTCCCCCCCACCCGTGTACATCACAttggctttctgggtgaggactgagcggtttcccgaaggtcctccttcttattctgcaaattttcacatgttcattctGCATGATATGACTCAAAGTTCCTTATAAATGAGTCTCTAccaggcctgtctttctgcttctgggatacctcgctcgggatgacatgggaagactaaataaaatctcagatatagaaatacgaaagtaataaactcaaggctgttaaagtgttcaagctttacttttcggaagggccactctctttctctagtggCCCAAAAACagtaaaatgtatgttgttttgcttgtggaagatattatgtcattttaaagatgtgtctaaggtagattattgggctgtcttttctttttttttaaataaattctcagttccatagaatttattatttatttatttattattgattattttactgatttttattacagagttaataaaatgtaattaataaacaacaacaataataataatagtagtagtagtagtaataaaataataaaacacttctcaaaaaaaattctcagttgcttgctccttgattactcacccccagtgatgtagccttgccaggccccagacaaAGAGGTTCCATGTCCTCCTTATGGACGTTAAGAAGCtaggggaagatggcaatggtggagagaactccccctttcagtggaacaggggaagaagatagggggaaaagggagggagggtgctactggaaggggagttgtggaatgggtctccattaggtaatgattaaaaaatgagctcacaaggaagaaaggtggcaaagacaaagattctattgttctttgctttctttatatcatctttcttttctttgagggagggcgggtacccagactggactcaaatttttgctgtcaagttttgtttttctaattaatttgtattttattaatcatttttattttttcacaatttattcattgtatacccctttttaaaggccacttcctcaactcctactggtcccatactccttccctctgtcccccaaaccctttcccctaatcctctcaaagggggagtccccctcctctcccatccatccacacattatcagaacactactcagctattaaaatgagggaaataaaatttctgctcttattacttctgcataggccactgtgctcaactcagaagacttcatactatgaagcttgcctgtaagcttactgtgaaataaacaatagGTATAACTCAGTTTAGAGAGTCTCAccccaaagacactgtttgatttaccatctcacatcaagaaacatgtgaaatttgaaatgctatgaagtgtgaaacatttttttcacaagcatttcagagaacgtggttctcttgttgcctggaggctgttttccaccagtccaggaaggaaggaggcccagaagatgaggaagccacccagaagatgaggaagcttggaagccacccaagcataacagtgatcagaacactctgggaaccacctcagaaagtaagttcaactttaattccagaaaacaaaggtatgtaccccttagggagtgactgggatgctctaaggataggtgtagataattgtttaaaacagggcatttcaaggatgcttgatttgcattaaacagcacattcctatcatgagaaaaagaacatggaacctcattttcctatatttgaagggaggggagtaatcagggatctgtgtcaaaggccatgtatcaaacttgattgatggcatctctgtctaaaggcactctccagatgaagtcaggcagagaaaactcaccctttccatggttatacaactaggccagcagcagggtcatacatgcaagagaaagcctcctccctcacatctcaaacttcagtctgggttgtgatggttttcaatagaacccctggaacaataggtatgtgtacacaaagaaacttctacaggctaccactgttgtgatactctcagagaacttcctggctggtgttagttcaccattccctacatattcattcactggactaaaagtttcttgtgtaaattgaggcaattgaaaacagtaaatgttgagaatcaggattatcaataagtcttccataaacaccttattatataatactgttgcatgtaattgatattcaacattaattgtattctttttaaaaataagtttatttactttaaattccaatagtaatccctctcccttctctgcccaatgactaccctccgttcctattgccccttattatatagtactgttgcatgttcccttcagaaaagggaggtcatttccactgagctagttttacagttctgttggatctcagtggaccaaagtacacaaaggcctttccaaattgcttatactcacagaattcctctccagtaaggatacttttatgatgatgatgactctagatttgtgcaaggcctcaccattttaacacattcataagtttttcctctattatgaatcctttcataatgatgaagattatacaaatgtggaatggtttcaccatgttaaaagcactcacagtctttctgtccattagggtttctttcatgagtgtggagattattctgaagtccaaaagtttttttcacattggttacagtcagacatctttccagtatgtgttattttatgtattaggagatattatgtgcaaaggctttgccacatagttatattcatatggtttccctccagaatgtgctgttgtcttaggagatgattgttacatgcaaaggctttatcacactaattaccctcacaaggcttctctccactgtgtgtcttttcctgttttcggagactactctgctgtgtgaaggctttatcacattgggtatattcataagttttctttccagtatgtgttcttttatgtcttatgagatgactgttttctgcaaaggctttaccacactggttacattgataaggtttctctccagtgtgtgttcttttatggctcatgagatgactgttttttgcaaaggctttaccacactggttacattcataaggtttctctccagtgtgtgttcttttatggcttaagagagtactgttttgtgcaaaggctttgccacactcattacattcataaggtttctctccagtgtgtgttcttttatggcttaagagagtactgttttctgcaaaggctttgccacactcattacattcataaggtttctctccagtgtgtgttcttttatggctcatgagatgactgttttctgcaaaggctttgccacactcattacattcataaggtttctcaccagtgtgtgttcttttatggcttatgagatgactgttttgtgcaaaggctttgccacactcattacattcataaggtttctctccagtgtgtgttcttttatggctcatgagatgactgttttctgcaaaggctttgccacactcattacattcataaggtttctcaccagtgtgtgttcttttatggcttatgagatgactgttttgtgcaaaggctttaccacactggttacattcataaggtttctctccagtatgtgttcttttatgccgtatgagctgactgctttttgcaaaggctttaccacattgattacatttgtaaggcttctctccagtgtgtgttcttttatgccatataagaacagtgatataggggaaggttttcccacatagagtgcatttaaagggtttctctccagtatgactgctttcatgcctgcaaagaaaattggcacatgtgaaagatttaccacagtcatttcattacactaataaatatatttatctatatgaattaatttcataattttgtctaatggtaaagaagaatcaaattttaaagttttatcactttatttacattcacggtattctcCTTCATtacgggtatttttgaagattcctgtgatggtaagagaatttgttatgtggatcacttttatagaatcatttttctataagaggttttctactatatatgaagagtattataagaattcagagttttaccacagcaatcccattcacaaatttttgtactgtatgaatgatacttcatttacaaagtgagccaggacaagcagaagttccaaattcctagtattcataggtattttcagcaatatgagtttgctgataaattctcagtgaagttgcaaaaccaattaacagtaaccatttatcacattcagaaaatttactcacagtggggactactaccaaatcaattgttcttggagaaaaacagggacactgcttctttcaatatccctatgctcatgtgtcttagaatcattttgacatatgatataccagtttaatttacaaaaataataaagattcccacattgaattaacacagttcgttttttgttcatcatagacatgtcatatagggattaaggtttctccacaacaaaattcttgattctcataagctgctcctttcactaaactttacaatgttactgcacgaaaatgagtaacactggttctactataaattttttgcttattagaaggttttggacacatactgatcaccaattcagtgtgtatacctcttacaatatctgagtagatagaatgagactaaacagattggcagttcaagtcagtagctgtaatgtccatatgattcaaatggtatttttgttacaatattattttttttcttctatcttaggggagtgccttgtaaacacaaatcagatacctgacattgaagtacatggaattatgagattttaatgatcatcagtacgcataaagcagtgctgtttttacactgttgcttttctttaaaacttccaggacacagccatgtgtgctggtacatgccttcaatcccagcacttgtggaggcagaagcaggcagatctgtgtgattttgaggtcaggctggtctaacaagcaagtctaagaaagtcacagatacccagaaaaaaaatctttttcaaaaacagaaaatacaaagcagccaataaacaaacaaacaaaaaacaccaaacttccaggacacattaaaatttaagatttatatctgtatcaacatgaacttaaagttaccttttattacttgtagaactttgaaaatgttcttcaatattatggtcatcccaattttagcctaaaatatagtacgagaaaatatatattattggaaatatcatgttattattaaggtaaacttaactcactatcttctgtgacccttagaaccatgcctgatttatttaccacattcctcctcattctcaatcggaattacagaagaggatcaataacaaagtaagatttgtctctttattttaaaagtgaaagaaaaattgcagtcttacctatagcagtgaggttttcacaggtctctagcatcacatctttgtagagttgcttctgggaaggttccagcaaggcccactcttcttggctgaatttcacatgcacgtcATTGAAGGTCacggaattctaaaatatgccatacatttgtacaacagaaacagtggcaacaatataaatttatacttcattgccaatataatcatataattctagtgcttctttaatttattttctgacacagaagtgcgaatgttatacagttgggtgctgcgcgtgatgtgaagtaggggagatgaaaacgcctaaaggttagattgaaaaaaaaaaaaaaacaaaggcgtgcttcaaaaacctgtgtttcatcagtttgtaagacatgaatataaagtagccattagttgggttcttgagcaatctatgaatcatcttcagttacttgggtgagtaggtcagcaccctgtcatgagacaggtggaaggacaaaacacagtcatgatattttatatagcaacaaatgagatgtgttgatcaggggacactgaacagatgggtaacattagtcaaaagacaacatggtactgaatattatgttttgaccagggctcagggatgtggcatattagtatgtgaagaggggggctcatatatttgtggaagggaaagtggactacagtgaatacatggataaaaataatgtgagtggcaagcaaccacaatcatagccaataacatcatatttctttgtgaccagacaaaagaaaaggaatagaacacataattattctttgatcactgttttgtatatcctccttacttaaTAAtttagtctatagattaaaaataaagattaaaacttttccattaaaaaaagaagtgttaatgttatcactaagtcattttagaagaaaacggaataacaagttttaactgtataatatctgaactttttgaagaggatatagctttggaatagacatggcaattaatgtggacaaagacagagagaagagtgtgaaatagagagacagacacatagagacagagacacacagagagagaaattaacagatgaacaatactaagtacagatcagagaaatttattaacagttactaactacaaaaaaatggtggacaagctgggtgtattctgtcatgccttcaattccatcactcaggaggcagacacaggtgtaccttattgaactggatgtcagcattatctcttcaaagagttctaggacagccagacctatatagtaagacagagcctcccctaaaagtcaatcaaacaaacacaaaatattgaaagaactcagatgtctttactgaagcttctacaaggaattatacattcactcctgttgtatatttattttccagaaatccgcagtgccccagcttaaactgtaacttcaatgatatcttactaaaagggaatgcatgtttaaacaggtaaaaatagaagacaaaaatattagcggtgtaaatgatgatcataaatgagcaacataagataggagaaatggctcagcagtgaggagctcttattgctcttgcatataattgggctcaattgttagtgtttacctgggacccactactttcaattgctataagttcatgaattctgaagacatcttcagactactgtgaggattaggcacacaagaggtgcatattcatgcatacaatcaaaatacttatattcagtaaaaactaaaaatagatcccagatggctggggtgattgtacactgtgtctgataatctggggagcagagactgcacagtgaccaatagttggatctgtggtcccccaaacaccactgactgtgtttccaaggtaagaagaaaaccaataatgagggaaacaattgggtccaacctcagagtgcccagcaaatctctgtgaaaattccttggatgttgcagcaggaataagtttttcaagcaaagggacccaagaagcaagcaggagtaactattctaatatctaataaaacagactttcaaccaaaattaattgaaagggatgaggaaaagggaatccaagatggcattgccaggaggaccaggataggaacaagacagcaatgttggtacagcaactaaaagactaaactctgggtcctaaaagaacagcaatcgcgtttcccaggtgagaggaaactcagtggtgtggggatcactcagttccactctcaggtcactcagtgagaacccggaaaatatctcaggtgcaggatgcacctgtgtgtcctgatcaccttcccaggcaaaactgtgtgctcctgggcaccagagactgggagccccagtctcaaaaaaaaaaaaaaaagaacagggaagaagaaagttggactgacctcaggtcacccagtctatccctggaaaaggtcctgcaggctggtgggtgcacagctgccagccttgagtgggcctccagttgcgagacctgcatgccctactctccatcacagacagaactctgtgccccaggacactagaggatgggtttccctgtctggagaaaaccccacaggcagggaaagagcaggtcccagcttagagcactcagccaactccccccacacacacactaccaccaccacacatgggaacattcttggaaatgttttcaggttctttcccagtcaccagcttggtagccatctggcaagtgcctacccattctacacaccatgtcaaacatcacagactaggtcttcatgttgggagaaaacccaaaggtgggaaaaacatctgaccctacctcaggacacctagctctggagaagtttctggttattcacaggctccagactctagcctcctgctgcacatgtgagagcagtgatCAGCTGCCACGGGCTACTGCTTcagtactggggcacagagctctaacctcagaccaacagaagcctgggatccccaagatcaacccccagatactgctctaagggacaaccagttatccctaactaagctgaccaaaccatggggtacccaggttacagctacagcttactaaatttacagcaagaaagccagaagcaggacagctgtctccaggacttctctgggtgagagaagagcccccttgactaacaaagaccacaattactgctcaggtctctatgcctgtggtgagttttggcaattcctgagaaatacctgctattcagtgacagtacctcaaaagctgaggagccctccttcaggaaaaatcatcttcctgccaaggggattatccccaccacaggattccaggaagcgccagaaactaacacccaacacctaaaatagccaaatgggtagaggcaagtgtaaaaagctcaaaaagacagagcagtatggcatctccagaacccagttattcaggggcaagcagccctggacacaccatggtaaa contains these protein-coding regions:
- the LOC132650829 gene encoding zinc finger protein ZFP2-like, producing SLLVHKRTHTGVKPYECNQCGKAFASNSHLLRHKRTHTGEKPYGCNECGKAFPCNSHLLLHRRTDSGEKPYECNQCGKPLSESYVLIWHKRTHTGEKPYKCNQCGKAFAKSSQLIRHKRTHTGEKPYECNQCGKAFAQNSHLISHKRTHTGEKPYECNECGKAFAENSHLMSHKRTHTGEKPYECNECGKAFAQNSHLISHKRTHTGEKPYECNECGKAFAENSHLMSHKRTHTGEKPYECNECGKAFAENSTLLSHKRTHTGEKPYECNECGKAFAQNSTLLSHKRTHTGEKPYECNQCGKAFAKNSHLMSHKRTHTGEKPYQCNQCGKAFAENSHLIRHKRTHTGKKT